DNA sequence from the Streptomyces sp. HUAS 15-9 genome:
CCGGTGTCTTCTTCGCCGCCTTCCTGACGGCGGCCTTCGGGGGCATCTTGTGGACGTTGGCCTCCGTGTCCTCGCCACGGGAGGCCTGCGCCCGGGCCACGGACTCCTGCAGCGCGGCCATCAGGTCCACCACCTTGCCCGGCTGGATCTCCGGCTCCGGCACCTGCGGCAGAGGCTTCTCCTCCCGCTTCGCCTCGATCACCTTCTCCAGGGCCTCGGTGTAGTGGTCGACGAAGTCCGCGCCCTCCAGCCGGTCGGTGGCCATCCGGTCGATGAGCAGCACGGCCTCATCGACCTCCGCCTGCGACACCTCCACCGCCGGCGGATACAGCTCCGTCGGGTCGCGGATCTCGTCGGGCCAGCGCATCGCGTGCAGCACCAGCGCGTTCTCCCTCACCCGCAGCAGTCCCAGCCGCTCCCGGCCGCTCCAGGCGAACTTCGCCACCGCCACCCGCGACGACCGCTCCAACGCCCTGCGCAACAGCTCGTACGGCTTCACCGCAACCTGCCCGTCCGGCTGCAGGTAATAGCCCTCCCCCACCCTGATCGGGTCGATCGACTCCCACGGCACGAACCCCTGGATCTCGATCGCCTTCGCCGTCGGCAACGGAAGATTCCGCAGTTCCTCGTCCGAGACCGGGATGACCTGTGTCCTGGTGAGCTCGTAGCCCTTGCCGATCTCGTCCTGGCGGACCTCACGGTCCTCCAGCTCGCACACCTTCCGCACCCGCACCCGCCCTCCGTTCTCTGGGGGTTCCGAGACCGTGGTGTGACGTCCTACGGCACTGCTCGTTGGGGCCGTACGACAGGTTCTCGGGGGGTGTGGCTCTGCGGCGGATCGTTGCGATCGGCTCGTGGACTAGGGGTACAAGTGCGCGCATTTCCTGTACGGATGCCTTCGGGCGTCCGGTACTGGACCGTGGTGGATGACGATTTTGAGGTCGTAGAGGAAGCTGACCGATTTCTGCGGGAGATTCGGCTGGCGCGAGGGCGGGCGGAGCTGACGACGAAGGCGTACGCCGAGGGTCTCGTCTTGTTCTTGCGCTGGTGCGTGAGCACGGGGCGGGACTGGCGGACGGCGGCTCGTGAGATGGGGCTGTTCATCCTCTGGCTGAGGTGGATGCCCGGCAACGGCGGGCAGCGTCACGTTGTGGTGCCTGGGCCGGGGATCAAGCCGGTCCGCGGGGACAGCCGGATCAACAAAGTGCTCACAGCAGTGCGGATGTTCCTGGTCCACGCGGTCATCAACAAGGCCGTGGCAGCCTCGGTGTTGGAGCAGATCTACGAACTGAGCGACAACCACGACC
Encoded proteins:
- a CDS encoding non-homologous end joining protein Ku, whose amino-acid sequence is MRVRKVCELEDREVRQDEIGKGYELTRTQVIPVSDEELRNLPLPTAKAIEIQGFVPWESIDPIRVGEGYYLQPDGQVAVKPYELLRRALERSSRVAVAKFAWSGRERLGLLRVRENALVLHAMRWPDEIRDPTELYPPAVEVSQAEVDEAVLLIDRMATDRLEGADFVDHYTEALEKVIEAKREEKPLPQVPEPEIQPGKVVDLMAALQESVARAQASRGEDTEANVHKMPPKAAVRKAAKKTPATKATAKKSTAGKATAKKTTGRGPRSA